A stretch of DNA from Amphiprion ocellaris isolate individual 3 ecotype Okinawa chromosome 18, ASM2253959v1, whole genome shotgun sequence:
GTTTGGGATCGCAGTGACCCAACTCCCACATGGCAAGTGGACACGGCAGTTTCACCTGTGGGGCCTCTGCTCCCTCCTCTACGTGAAGACTTGCTGAAAGACAAGTTACAGTGGACAGAAAGTACACATTATGTTGTGAAAATGAAGAACACTGTTCATCAGGTAAAAAGCAAGTTAACCTTTACAGCCTAGACAAACTATTTCAACTTGTAACTTGAAACAATGCAGTCGGAAAGTGACAAATAATGCtgtgattgaattttatttcattcaaacaGATTGAAACTTTCAGCGGTTGCTTATGCTTGCCCATCCATCAATATATACTATGTGGTTCAGGCTAAGCCCAGTCTTTTTATTTAACAGtcagattttgcacattttcagtgcaTCTCACCCAGGGTTCAGTCTGTTGTGTCAAAGGTTTTAAAAATTTATGCTCCAtgatgttttaaatctattccATGGTGAATATTGACTGAAGTCTGCTTAAAAAATCCTATCAAATCAAAGCTATAGCATTAATAAGTTCACAGTTATTTAGAATTTCACTTTCACAGGTTAACACATCAAGGCCTTATGGGCCTAAACTTAAGTAATGTCATGCATTAAACTACCACTAAACTAATGAACTTATAATGTGGGTAAAATGTAGGtattaaagaaaacatacaaacagcTGAAACATGTTTGGGTTTTTGCATTATTACCTTCAAAAGCAGTGTGCATTTCTTCTGTAAAGGCCTCTAAAGATTTCCCTTTCATTTTATGCCGTTTGTCTTTACCCTTGTTGTCAGAGCGCACAAATTTCCCCTGTTTCTTTCGCCCCATGTTGCAAACGCTGGTCTACTAGTCAGATCCTGTCAGATTAAAGCCTGCGCTAAAGCTAACCAGCATTTGTTTATGTGCTTCACCCTGacattagctagctagctaagaAACTGACACAAGCTTATCTAAATAGTATATCCAAAACAATCTATGCGTACATAGTTTTAACGCTCAAAGCGTTATCACATTACATCTAATATTAACCCACGTTACTTCTACACCActtaaacataattttaaacCCGGTTCGTAGCTCTGGCTGCTTGTATCGTGTGAAGCACGTCGTAGGCTCGTATGTGTATTGCGCATGCTCAGAGTTTATTTTGATCACGTGATTTGTCATCTGACGAAGACCAGCAAAGGAGGAAATGTGGCTTCAAAACTAAGCCGTAAGAAAATAGTACCTCAAAAAATTAACAATGTATTGTTTATGTAAGGGAATATTTCGTTTAGTACGGCTGTGGATagtctgtgtgtctcttttaGGTAAGTACTTACACACCGTAGTGTGCATTTAGTATGACTCACAGTAATTAATGATAGACATAACCAGCTGCGCCACATTGTGCTGCGCTGCTGTTTGTTACTGAATGAATGTCGACTTGTTTTTAATACAGTTAATCATGGATTCGCCGGTAAAATGAAGATAGTTGAAGAGCCCAACACATTTGGGTAGGTTAACCTAAAAACATATGCGTTGAGTTGTTCACTGTGCGTACATTAGCCCCCACCTGActggttttctttgtgtttaggTTAAACAACCCTTTTTTGTCTCAGGGAAGCAGACTACAGCCTAAAGTCACACCATCACCAGTATCTGGTAAAACAATCCGACAAGTTTTAAGGCTCACATTTATTTAAACGTGTGTCTGAACATTATAAATGTATAGAGATTGAAAAGTTGATGCTGACTGAAAGTTCTTAAGGTTTTGTGTCTATCAGTCAACCACTAAATACATATTATATAAACAATAATGTCCCCCTTCAGGCCCAGAGCATCTTCATCGACTTGCTGGAAAGTGCTTCAGTCTCACAGAGTCAACGTATGTAATTAGCATCACACCTTATCATGTGAGCACTATGTTTGTGTTCACAGTGGTAGAAAATAACTCAATACGTTAACTGAAATACTGTATTTGAATACAACACTGAGCACTTGAATATACTTGATATACTTGAATATTCATTTTCCTACTTTATACTTTCATTCttctacatttcagagggaaatattgtactttttattcCCCAAATGTATTCGATAGCATCAGTGACTTTGCAAATTAAGTTTAATTGTACATGTACAATCAACAAATAAATTGTGATGTTACATTATAGATTAAGATAAAACATTATGGATTCCGAAGGGGAAACTCACAAGATACAAAGCAGAATAACTACATAAAGTAGTTAATCACCTTTACCACTGAACATTATGCATAAATAACACATTTGTGAATCAATAGTTATAATCCGAAATACGCATTTTTCTGAAATATGCCATACTGCATGAGGAGTATTACCTTTTAAAGCTTTAAGGATAGTTTGATGCCTACCCTTTtgaagtttttcctttaaatgcatgactttttcttgttatatagtatttctacactgtggtattgctacttttacttaagcACAAGATCAGAGATCAAGATCACCACTTCTAATTCTGTACTTTCTACTTTACAATATTTCTACCGTGCTGATTGTTGAATTATTGTTGTAAACACAATATGTTTGTCACTTTGTAGGTATAAATATGAATTCTGTCCATTCCACAACATCACTCAACATGAGCAGTCATTTAGGTGGAATGCCTACAGTGGGATACTGGGGTAAGAAGGTGCAGAAAACGTAAACATTTCATGGGAATGCTTTTTTTTGCAACTATACTATAAGTACATGAATGGACTTTTGTGTGTTCCTTAAAGGATCTGGCAGGAGTGGGAAATGGCAAACAACACTTTTCACAGGCATGTGGATGAGAGACGGCGATACTTGTGGAaccagaaacagagaaacaaaggtGTTAAACACATTCTGTTAGTCATTTCACAGAATCTAGGAGTTCATGGAAGTTTCTTCCAGTGTCTTGCTCTCTCTTAAATAGAGCACCTGTTAAGTAACGCTAATGGATGAATGAAACACATCGCCACTTCCTAAAAACACCATTTCAATTAGTGAAAAGACTAATGTCAAATGAATACATCAATTTAATATCATGATTTAATTAGTAGTACAGACAAGAAAGCTTGTTGTGTAACCTGTGTCTCGTCATGGTTCTGCAGGTGATTCTGGTCTGCAGTGCAAGCAGCAAGCTTGCTCAAGTCTCAGAGCCCAGTACCTGTGTGTACTCGCTCACCTTTGAGACTCCGCTTGTTTGCCACCCACACTCCCTGTTAGGTAAGACAAAAGAAACTACTCAATCGAACAGAGTATAGCAGTGGTGATTGGGATTACTTATCATTTTTGATGTTCTTTTTAAGTGTATCCGACCCTGAGTGAGAAGCTACAAAGGGAATGGGATGAAGCAGAGCAGGCTCGCTATGAGGGTCTTATTACTGAGCAGGTGAGAAGCAGTTTGAGCGATAACACAGCAGGACTTGTTTGATGTAGAGCTAGATCCAGTTCAATAGGTCTTGCTTCCAGTCAACACAGTTTGCCTAATGCAAGACTAAACGTCAATATGTTTACAAGACGTGATTGGAGAGGCTGCTATCTGCTGATAAACGCTGTTGATAGGTGCACTTAAACTTTGTTCATTCATgcgtttagtttttttaatgagttgtagacatttatttacttgatacgttttttatttaaagtaattGTCCTGCAAACAGATCTGCTATAGCAAACGCAGACAATGCAGATGACAGCAATGTTCTGTTATGTTCAGCATTTTTACTGCTGTTGTTGTATTCTATCAACATCAACATGGCATTGGCATTAAACATCAGCTATCATCTGTCCTGTGCTCTAAATATCTTCATTGGCCATTAAACAATCGTATCAGTCCACCACTAGCTTGTGCCACTTGCAAGATGACGAAATGTACATGCACACTTCTATTAAATGCTTAGTGTAGTTCAAACAGAGACATGTATTCCTTGTTCTGATTGCAGTGATTACAGTCAGGCCCATAAGTATTTGTCATGAAATGATAAGGATTCATTTCATGACAAATCCATTGCGGTGGTGCGTAGaggcaaaaataaatagatgATATCACTGTTAGAATACTTAAAATTCCAACTTTATTAGACATAGTGTAaacttacactaccagtcaaaagtttgggcacaccttctcttttaatggtttttctttattttcaagactatttacattgtagattttcactgaaggcATTAAAACTAAGAATGAACACAtatgactacctcatgaagctcactgaatgccaagagtgtgcaaagccataatcaaagcaaagggtagCTATTTTGAAGattgtaaaacatattttaacttatttcacacttttttgtttactaaataattccatatgtgttcattcatagttttgatgccttcagtgagaatctacaatgtaaatagtcattaaaataatgaaaaacattaaatgagaaggtgtgtccaaacttttgactattAGTGTATTTACAGGTTCAGTTAAAGTCCCTTTTgaaggtattattttttctgaattCATCAAAAGAACCTTgcccactgtgtgtgtttgctgcagggATACAACAATCTCTTGAGGGATATTTTTGAGGATGCTGGGCTCCTGAAAAGCCATAAAGTGAAAGTCACTCTGCCAGAGGTTTCAGCGGATTCAGAAAGACACAACTCTTTACAGAAATGCACTGAGGTATGTAAAGTACTTACCAAAAATGAACCAACTTAATACTAGACCGGAAATGGAGCTTTACAGTATTAGGTTTTAACATGTGATAGCAACTTATTTATATTCTTTATCATATATTTTTCTATAGGACTATCAAAAACAGAGGCAGGAGATCGAGAGACTGCGCGCTCTCCTTACTCAACACAATATTCCTTTTGATTCAAAGCCAAGTAAGTGAACTTAACCAGGCTGTCTGCACTGTTTTAAATCATTCTTTGTTAATATtgatgtatttcttttttgtacGTGTCAGATGAAGCAAAACCTACAGTGAGTGTGACGGTTAAGGACCAACACTTGAGAGGAGACAACGGCCTTATGGACCTACAGTGAAAACCATCTGGACTAAGTTACGATCTCCGTTTACAAGCTACCTGACAGGACTTGAAGACTTTGATGACCAATCTGAGTAACACAGACACTAACTTGACTGCATCGCTTTCACTGGGGCTGGAGAGACCACAGCTGAAattcaacaaagaaaaaatgacatcaaTTTTGGATCACACAAACTCGTCAGACTTTGTagacttttttaaaagaagttgCGAAGCCCAGCAGCTCTCCAAGACTTTTAACAGAAAGCATTATGTTATCATATGTTCAAATTCTGTGTGCATGCAAAATCCTGAGAAATAAAAATGGTTTTTGGAAACAAAAAGTTCAAAGCAGTTGTGTCCCAACTTTCGAGTCTTTGGCAAATTCACATTCTTTACAGAACAAAACAGAGCCCCTAATAAGTGTTTCAGATGAAGATTTAAACACATTCTCACTGTTTTAAGTGGTGAAAACTGGATGCCTTGTTCCACAGCATCTACAAGAGCATATCTGTCTGTGAATTTCAcaaaataaccttttttttttcctgtgtatgCAATGATAAgtgaaaaaggtgaaaataagAATATTAACAGTTTACGGTGTTAAATACAGGGTTAGGTCAGATTActtactttaaaatgtaatcAATTCTTAAATAGAAACTACCAATTAGATCGCAAAAAATAACCTGATTACTTTTTGATTACTTCAAAATGAAGGATTGAAAATATTGCAccttgtgttaaaaaaaaataggccTCCACAAAATCTTGAGTTCCACAAATACtctttttctgttaaaacatctcaacacaaatacattttgcataattaacgtgttctttgtgtgaaaactcagagatttcaggtatcagaaggtggttttcaactttctttgttaactttctgcttcaaatttaaattaaatttccttcactaacccagccctctggacttccagtaagctgtgttcctattggctgtccaggtggctgcttggtgttatcaggaacacctgagcagctcagtgtcttcctgctttatttagctgcagccaaacatttcctctgcttctctccaccacaCAACCgtgtttggctccgttgctttaggttgttctttaggcgttggcttgcagcttccagcagtaaaatcgtctttaatgtgtttcttggtgtgttttagggctttgtactggatagttgtcttggtaaatgtggttctttacccacagttagcacatggtgctaatgtgtgcagtgattagtggatttggtacagctgagttgtgtctttatcttggctgtagtgagtcttcaaaggttttggtcagacacattctgtattcttgtttgtgaagcaacgttggttgtccagaaggtaagagatcctgtcctgattctctgttctcagaggttctctggtaggctgcaggagacttaagcatttgggttgtgctagtttggtttttgtatggtttcatttggacgactatcttgaggcccctccatgtggtttagtgaggttttctggaacagttctacaaagcaacctgcagcagaagagactttgagagtttttaggaagttttggagaccagactttagagcagcagaaacatttgtcagcagtgtgagcaggagaaggtgagcttcagagtagaaatgaggagaaggaaaccttcttgacccgtgtggtgaggtcctgtaccaagagtttgagcaggttgtgaagagtctgtagttctttggtctgaaagtacaagaagagtcgactcattaaaggagaaaacaggagatattgttggttcttctgtcgctctgcagtttccttacaCTGAAtatcaaatttatattttaaatgatttcccatgtgagcccaagaagacttcaataaactccctccatcccctggacacaacatattttattaccatgttaaatctttttttttttttttttttttttttttttttttaatgagttttaatcatagtttgagcacatttttttctctttgcttgtttagttttgtcatctgtgtggaagttgctaaacaaataaagttgaattgataaactgaataattgactaactcatgattgtgacaacagaagtattttcattgtgatttaagggtttatttcatttttaaggttggggttaaaatcttgacagaaaaagaagattaaagaaataaactacataacaaaaagcaattaaatcaaaggaaaaaaataatacaacttttaaaaagttttattattacaaagatttaagaaatttaagatgtaattttctaattaaacatttaatttttaaattaaatattttgtctttttaaaggtttaataatcgaattaaatgttttgccttttataaaatgtttaatattcttcttgtttaattgtattttttaaatgtttaattatggaaaatattttatctgtaatttttaatatttgtattttaaaaattttgtttaatttcataatgacatgtattgtatcttgttgaattatctgattcaatattttgtctgtttaatagagttaaacattaagtacaattaaattatattaaacagacaaaatattgaatcagataattcaacaatatacaaacatttaaaaagaaaaaccttcaagatttaatcgaaacattaaatattgtgaaaggaaaaaaactcaaacaagccgataaaacatttgaaaaaacaaacattaaaaagacaaaacatttggaaatcaaatcagacattagaaaataaaaggtgagaaaagagcaaaactaaacatttaagaagaatcaaactaaagacaaaacatttgaaaagataccagttagactttagaagatcaaattaaacagaagagacaataaaacgatcaaaaagagcaaaaacagataaaggttttaaagcgttttctagtctgaaatgaaaacatcaagttgtttcttcaaacatttcctctttctatgttcttggtttgattgtggacagatttactaagaactcatttcagaaaactgttttccagataaagtctactagtagctgaaggcatttatcaaactaatgttaccttctgatctccacaaactttactgttcagtgaagagaatcaaagtttgttcaggatttctaaaaaacccacaggtgaaggtctgagaagaactcagatggatggtctacatgtgaaatcaagactcatggtcacaagttttaaggcttctgttaaccagaaagttcaaactaacagagaagtactgagaaacttctaaaacttcagtcctcagactttctgaaggttcaaactaacagagaagtacccaagaacttctaagatttcagtcctcagactgtggaaaggttcaaactaacagagaagtactgagaaacctttaaaacttcagccctcagactgtcgaaaggttcaaactaacagagaactactgtgggacttagaaaatttcagccctcagactgtgtgaaagctcaggtcctgaggactcgggaggtgtggaggctttggaaagtcttggaactgaaggttcaacccaccagcacaaaggctgaagcccaacctcctgagaaaaacggtcgagtcgagactcgagttaaaaaaaaaactcgaaaacgacaaaaaatagatgataaatgcgcaaaaaaaagaagaattagtatctgagcgagtagctcagggggataagaggagagactacagagcggagggtcgcaggttcaagacccaccagcggcagttttctttctttgtctttgtcagaattttgagaaaatttaagaagtgtctggtcttgaaccagcgacctgcagctccataggcaaatccttaactcactgagctacagatcagatgaaaagaaataaattcgtcgtccctttggcatcgtagttcgtgaagtgaccacatgggcagggccaaggcggagtctgggtggagtcagggcggagagtaggcggggaggtaggtggcggcctcccccctctactcccccaccacccaccacaccttcccccgcccgacgagttcttcgagtctccacgagttcttcgagtctccatgggttttcccgagtttctggagtttccacgaggtcggaggcagaacaagctgtcatgaagaggtgttgaagtcggtcaggatggactgactttttacagcgactagaaggaagatgactagaagagcaggtctttaaccaccatccataaaatccatggagtcgctccagagaaatgaagggaggtcaacttttaccaacctccatccagatgttcaacttgatatctttactttgacatttttagcaccacaaacctttagtatcacacatTATCATTTAtgaggactttaatggaatccaccagcagatttactttttgttgacaaactttattcttgtcattgtgggactgcagtatttaaaactgttccttctatttgacctcatgtttattagttttagtggagaaagttattttagttgtcgattagtctcttaaaaaccaaataataaattggattagtcaagaggttaaaatttcttactttgtcatattttaaatatgacaaaaaacaaagtgtcttgagacaatttgacctgtaattggcgttatataaataaaattgaattaaaactgtatgtatcttgtaatgttggagtaattcagccatatatgttggaaaacacattttctttgtccattaatctgttgattgttttctccagtaattcatttcttgttctgGTTTACAAAacgtcaaacccaaatatatttagtttactgtcataaaaaccaaaaagatttacattcatgatgcaggaatcaggcagtttttcactttttatcttagtttagtcagaaagatagttgataatgtgtgaattgttgcagcttgtgagccgtagaaggttttaatctttggggccgagtgtcagaaaacatttagaaaccaacatcaacaaaacactcaacaaagatttgaacatcattaaagggaaatccaacttttgcatgacaatgtctaattaaaggacatttatttacaatgtaaatgtgtgatattcatcctctggagctttctcttcacatcgtcttccacctggactggtttggtcgggagcatgtgcaacaaacatttgaaaaactgcactttaacatcaatgaatgacactgaagtttaatctctacataaatgagactgagtctggatgtgctgctctgtcattaactcctaagtttagggaaagttcaaacaaaagaggacagttcagataagacttgagaatgagcttattttgaacaaacatctcagactttctgagcttcagcacctacagcaagatattttaacaacaagcaactcaagagatccacaagttggagagagttagctttagctgagccaaagtacatgtgggacgctaacctagcaaacatttcagacttttctctgtgaattctgagaaataatttcctatttaatgacagagctacacatcttaactcagtctcattaaaacagactctaattcagtgtcatccatccatattaaagtgcagttacccaaaatgtttgttgcatgagctccaacaaaacctgtccaggtagaaggccactttgacaaacaggaagtggacgattccaagcagatttatagaagggggaactggactgtactaagtgtggtcgagtatagaggggtgttttgtgggtttttaaggctgataatgattattagcgagacatttgg
This window harbors:
- the gnptg gene encoding LOW QUALITY PROTEIN: N-acetylglucosamine-1-phosphotransferase subunit gamma (The sequence of the model RefSeq protein was modified relative to this genomic sequence to represent the inferred CDS: deleted 1 base in 1 codon); amino-acid sequence: MYCLCKGIFRLVRLWIVCVSLLVNHGFAGKMKIVEEPNTFGLNNPFLSQGSRLQPKVTPSPVSGPEHLHRLAGKCFSLTESTYKYEFCPFHNITQHEQSFRWNAYSGILGIWQEWEMANNTFTGMWMRDGDTCGTRNRETKVILVCSASSKLAQVSEPSTCVYSLTFETPLVCHPHSLLVYPTLSEKLQREWDEAEQARYEGLITEQGYNNLLRDIFEDAGLLKSHKVKVTLPEVSADSERHNSLQKCTEDYQKQRQEIERLRALLTQHNIPFDSKPNEAKPTVSVTVKDQHLRGDNGLMDLQ